A genome region from Macaca fascicularis isolate 582-1 chromosome 3, T2T-MFA8v1.1 includes the following:
- the SLC4A2 gene encoding anion exchange protein 2 isoform X1 translates to MSSAPRCPTKGADSFRTPEPESLGPGTPGFPEQEEDELHRTLGVERFEEILHEAGSRGGEEPGRSYGEEDFEYHRQSSHHIHHPLSTHLPPDARRRKTPQGPGRKPRRRPGASPTGETPTIEEGEEDEDEASEAEGARAVTQPSPASTPSSVQFFLQEDDSADRKAERTSPSSPAPLPHQEATPRASKGAQAGTQVEEAAAVVASGTAGGDDGGASGRPLPKAQPGHRSYNLQERRRIGSMTGAEQALLPRVPTDESEAQTLATADLDLMKSHRFEDVPGVRRHLVRKNAKGSTQSGREGREPGPTPRARPRAPHKPHEVFVELNELLLDKNQEPQWRETARWIKFEEDVEEETERWGKPHVASLSFRSLLELRRTLAHGAVLLDLDQQTLPGVAHQVVEQMVISDQIKAEDRANVLRALLLKHSHPSDEKDFSFPRNISAGSLGSLLGHHHGQGAESDPHVTEPLIGGVPETRLEVERERELPPPAPPGGITRSKSKHELKLLEKIPENAEATVVLVGCVEFLSRPTMAFVRLREAVELDAVLEVPVPVRFLFLLLGPSSANMDYHEIGRSISTLMSDKQFHEAAYLADERDDLLTAINAFLDCSVVLPPSEVQGEELLRSVAHFQRQMLKKREEQGRLLPTGAGLEPKSAQDKALLQMVEAAGAAEDDPLRRTGRPFGGLIRDVRRRYPHYLSDFRDALDPQCLAAVIFIYFAALSPAITFGGLLGEKTQDLIGVSELIMSTALQGVVFCLLGAQPLLVIGFSGPLLVFEEAFFSFCSSNHLEYLVGRVWIGFWLVLLALLMVALEGSFLVRFVSRFTQEIFAFLISLIFIYETFYKLVKIFQEHPLHGCSASNSSEVDGGENMTWAGARPTLGPGNRSLAGQSGQGKPRGQPNTALLSLVLMAGTFFIAFFLRKFKNSRFFPGRIRRVIGDFGVPIAILIMVLVDYSIEDTYTQKLSVPSGFSVTAPEKRGWVINPLGEKSPFPVWMMVASLLPAILVFILIFMETQITTLIISKKERMLQKGSGFHLDLLLIVAMGGICALFGLPWLAAATVRSVTHANALTVMSKAVAPGDKPKIQEVKEQRVTGLLVALLVGLSIVIGDLLRQIPLAVLFGIFLYMGVTSLNGIQFYERLHLLLMPPKHHPDVTYVKKVRTLRMHLFTALQLLCLALLWAVMSTAASLAFPFILILTVPLRMVVLTRIFTEREMKCLDANEAEPVFDEREGVDEYNEMPMPV, encoded by the exons ATGAGCAGCGCCCCCCGGTGCCCCACCAAGGGCGCAGATTCTTTTCGCACG CCAGAGCCAGAGAGCTTGGGCCCTGGGACGCCTGGGTTCCCCGAGCAGGAGGAAGACGAACTTCACCGCACCCTGGGCGTGGAGCGGTTTGAGGAGATCCTACATGAGGCCGGGTCTCGCGGAGGGGAGGAGCCAGGCCGCAGCTATGGGGAGGAAGACTTTGAGT ACCACCGCCAGTCCTCCCACCACATCCATCACCCACTGTCCACCCACCTGCCTCCGGATGCACGCCGCCGCAAGACACCCCAGGGCCCAGGACGGAAGCCTCGAAGGCGCCCAGGAGCCTCCCCGACTGGAGAAACCCCCACCAttgaggaaggggaggaagatgAGGATGAGGCTAGCGAGGCCGAGGGGGCCCGGGCAGTCACGCAGCCATCCCCTGCCTCCACACCCTCCTCGGTGCAG TTCTTTCTCCAAGAAGATGACAGTGCTGACCGGAAGGCAGAGAGGACCAGTCCATCTTCCCCTGCACCACTGCCCCACCAGGAGGCAACTCCTCGGGCCTCCAAAGGGGCCCAGGCTGG aacccaggtggaggaggcggcggcggtgGTGGCCAGTGGCACCGCAGGGGGTGACGACGGGGGTGCCTCGGGGCGCCCCCTGCCCaaagcccagcctgggcaccgCAGCTACAACCTTCAGGAAAGGAGGCGCATTGGGAGCATGACCGGGGCTGAGCAGGCACTGCTGCCTCGGGTCCCCACGGATGAGAGTGAGGCCCAGACGCTGGCCACAGCCGACCTAGACCTCATGAAGA GTCACCGATTTGAGGACGTTCCTGGGGTGCGGCGGCACCTGGTGCGGAAGAATGCCAAAGGTTCCACACAGAGTGGCCGAGAAGGGCGGGAGCCTGGCCCCACACCTCGGGCCCGACCCCGGGCCCCCCACAAGCCCCACGAG GTGTTTGTGGAGCTGAATGAGTTGCTGCTGGACAAAAACCAGGAGCCCCAGTGGCGGGAGACAGCTCGCTGGATCAAATTTGAAGAGGACGTGGAGGAGGAGACAGAGCGCTGGGGGAAGCCCCACGTGGCCTCCCTCTCCTTCCGCAGTCTCCTGGAGCTCCGCAGGACCCTTGCCCACG GGGCTGTGCTCTTGGATCTGGACCAGCAGACCCTGCCCGGAGTGGCCCACCAGGTGGTGGAGCAGATGGTCATCTCTGACCAGATCAAGGCCGAGGACAGGGCCAATGTGCTGCGGGCCCTGCTGCTGAAACACAG CCACCCGAGTGATGAGAAGGACTTCTCCTTCCCCCGCAACATTTCAGCTGGCTCCCTGGGCTCCCTGCTGGGGCATCACCATGGTCAGGGGGCTGAGAGTGATCCCCACGTCACTGAGCCTCTCATTGGAGGTGTTCCTGAGACCCGGCTGGAGGTGGAGCGAGAG CGCGAGCTGCCACCTCCAGCACCACCAGGTGGCATCACCCGCTCCAAGTCCAAGCACGAGCTGAAGCTGCTGGAGAAGATCCCTGAGAATGCTGAGGCCACGGTGGTCCTCGTGG GCTGTGTGGAATTCCTCTCTCGCCCCACCATGGCCTTTGTGCGGCTCCGGGAGGCCGTGGAGTTGGACGCAGTGTTGGAAGTGCCGGTGCCCGTGCGTTTCCTCTTCCTGCTGCTGGGCCCGAGCAGTGCCAACATGGACTACCACGAGATCGGCCGCTCCATCTCCACCCTCATGTCAGACAAG CAATTCCACGAGGCAGCCTACCTGGCTGACGAGCGGGACGACCTGCTGACGGCCATCAACGCTTTCCTCGACTGCAGCGTGGTGCTGCCGCCCTCAGAAGTGCAGGGCGAGGAGCTGCTGCGCTCTGTGGCCCACTTCCAGCGCCAGATGCTCAAGAAGCGAGAGGAGCAGGGCCGGCTGCTGCCCACAGGGGCCGGGCTGGAGCCCAAATCTGCCCAAGATAAGG CGCTCCTGCAGATGGTAGAGGCGGCAGGGGCAGCTGAAGATGATCCCCTTCGGCGGACGGGGCGGCCCTTTGGTGGGCTGATCCGAGATGTGCGGCGCCGCTATCCCCACTACCTGAGTGACTTCCGAGATGCACTTGACCCTCAGTGCCTGGCTGCCGTCATCTTCATCTACTTTGCCGCCCTGTCTCCTGCCATCACCTTTGGGGGACTGCTGG GAGAGAAGACGCAGGACCTGATAGGGGTGTCGGAGCTGATTATGTCCACAGCGCTCCAGGGTGTGGTCTTCTGCCTGCTGGGTGCCCAGCCCCTGCTGGTGATCGGCTTCTCGGGGCCCCTGCTGGTCTTTGAGGAGGCGTTCTTCTCG TTCTGTAGCAGCAACCACCTGGAGTACCTGGTGGGCCGCGTGTGGATCGGCTTCTGGCTGGTGCTCCTGGCCCTGCTCATGGTGGCCCTGGAGGGGAGTTTCCTGGTCCGCTTTGTCTCCCGCTTCACCCAGGAGATCTTCGCCTTCTTGATATCACTCATCTTCATCTATGAGACCTTCTACAAGCTGGTGAAG ATCTTCCAGGAGCACCCCCTGCATGGCTGCTCAGCCTCCAACAGCTCAGAGGTGGACGGCGGTGAGAACATGACATGGGCCGGGGCAAGACCCACGCTGGGGCCGGGCAACAGGAGCTTGGCTGGGCAGTCTGGGCAGGGGAAGCCCCGGGGCCAGCCCAACACGGCCCTGCTGTCGCTGGTGCTCATGGCCGGCACCTTCTTCATCGCCTTCTTCCTGCGCAAATTCAAGAACAGCCGGTTCTTTCCTGGCCGG ATCCGGCGGGTGATTGGGGACTTTGGGGTGCCCATCGCCATCCTCATCATGGTGCTTGTGGATTACAGTATTGAGGACACCTATACCCAG AAGCTGAGCGTTCCCAGTGGATTCTCGGTGACTGCCCCAGAAAAGAGGGGCTGGGTCATCAACCCTCTGGGGGAGAAGAGCCCCTTCCCTGTGTGGATGATGGTTGCCAGCCTGCTGCCTGCCATCCTggtcttcatcctcattttcATGGAGACACAGATCACCAC GCTCATCATCTCCAAGAAGGAGCGCATGCTGCAGAAGGGCTCCGGCTTCCACCTGGACCTGCTGCTCATTGTGGCCATGGGCGGCATCTGTGCCCTCTTTGGCCTGCCCTGGTTGGCTGCTGCCACTGTCCGCTCCGTCACTCACGCCAACGCGCTCACTGTCATGAGCAAGGCTGTGGCACCTGGGGACAAGCCCAAGATTCAGGAGGTCAAGGAACAGCGGGTGacagggctgctggttgccctgCTTGTGG GCCTCTCCATAGTTATCGGGGATCTGCTCCGGCAGATCCCCCTGGCTGTGCTCTTTGGAATTTTCCTGTACATGGGAGTCACCTCCCTTAATGGGATCCAGTTCTATGAACGGCTGCATCTGCTGCTCATGCCACCCAAACACCACCCAGATGTCACTTACGTCAAGAAG GTCCGGACCCTCCGTATGCACCTGTTTACGGCCCTGCAGCTGCTctgcctggccctgctctgggctgTCATGTCCACAGCTGCCTCCCTGGCCTTCCCCTTCATCCTCATCCTCACAGTGCCGCTccgcatggtggtgctcacccgCATCTTCACCGAGCGAGAGATGAAATGT TTGGATGCTAACGAGGCAGAGCCGGTGTTTGATGAGCGGGAGGGTGTGGACGAGTACAATGAGATGCCCATGCCTGTGTAG
- the SLC4A2 gene encoding anion exchange protein 2 isoform X2, with protein MDFLLRPQPEPESLGPGTPGFPEQEEDELHRTLGVERFEEILHEAGSRGGEEPGRSYGEEDFEYHRQSSHHIHHPLSTHLPPDARRRKTPQGPGRKPRRRPGASPTGETPTIEEGEEDEDEASEAEGARAVTQPSPASTPSSVQFFLQEDDSADRKAERTSPSSPAPLPHQEATPRASKGAQAGTQVEEAAAVVASGTAGGDDGGASGRPLPKAQPGHRSYNLQERRRIGSMTGAEQALLPRVPTDESEAQTLATADLDLMKSHRFEDVPGVRRHLVRKNAKGSTQSGREGREPGPTPRARPRAPHKPHEVFVELNELLLDKNQEPQWRETARWIKFEEDVEEETERWGKPHVASLSFRSLLELRRTLAHGAVLLDLDQQTLPGVAHQVVEQMVISDQIKAEDRANVLRALLLKHSHPSDEKDFSFPRNISAGSLGSLLGHHHGQGAESDPHVTEPLIGGVPETRLEVERERELPPPAPPGGITRSKSKHELKLLEKIPENAEATVVLVGCVEFLSRPTMAFVRLREAVELDAVLEVPVPVRFLFLLLGPSSANMDYHEIGRSISTLMSDKQFHEAAYLADERDDLLTAINAFLDCSVVLPPSEVQGEELLRSVAHFQRQMLKKREEQGRLLPTGAGLEPKSAQDKALLQMVEAAGAAEDDPLRRTGRPFGGLIRDVRRRYPHYLSDFRDALDPQCLAAVIFIYFAALSPAITFGGLLGEKTQDLIGVSELIMSTALQGVVFCLLGAQPLLVIGFSGPLLVFEEAFFSFCSSNHLEYLVGRVWIGFWLVLLALLMVALEGSFLVRFVSRFTQEIFAFLISLIFIYETFYKLVKIFQEHPLHGCSASNSSEVDGGENMTWAGARPTLGPGNRSLAGQSGQGKPRGQPNTALLSLVLMAGTFFIAFFLRKFKNSRFFPGRIRRVIGDFGVPIAILIMVLVDYSIEDTYTQKLSVPSGFSVTAPEKRGWVINPLGEKSPFPVWMMVASLLPAILVFILIFMETQITTLIISKKERMLQKGSGFHLDLLLIVAMGGICALFGLPWLAAATVRSVTHANALTVMSKAVAPGDKPKIQEVKEQRVTGLLVALLVGLSIVIGDLLRQIPLAVLFGIFLYMGVTSLNGIQFYERLHLLLMPPKHHPDVTYVKKVRTLRMHLFTALQLLCLALLWAVMSTAASLAFPFILILTVPLRMVVLTRIFTEREMKCLDANEAEPVFDEREGVDEYNEMPMPV; from the exons ATGGACTTCCTCCTGCGGCCTCAG CCAGAGCCAGAGAGCTTGGGCCCTGGGACGCCTGGGTTCCCCGAGCAGGAGGAAGACGAACTTCACCGCACCCTGGGCGTGGAGCGGTTTGAGGAGATCCTACATGAGGCCGGGTCTCGCGGAGGGGAGGAGCCAGGCCGCAGCTATGGGGAGGAAGACTTTGAGT ACCACCGCCAGTCCTCCCACCACATCCATCACCCACTGTCCACCCACCTGCCTCCGGATGCACGCCGCCGCAAGACACCCCAGGGCCCAGGACGGAAGCCTCGAAGGCGCCCAGGAGCCTCCCCGACTGGAGAAACCCCCACCAttgaggaaggggaggaagatgAGGATGAGGCTAGCGAGGCCGAGGGGGCCCGGGCAGTCACGCAGCCATCCCCTGCCTCCACACCCTCCTCGGTGCAG TTCTTTCTCCAAGAAGATGACAGTGCTGACCGGAAGGCAGAGAGGACCAGTCCATCTTCCCCTGCACCACTGCCCCACCAGGAGGCAACTCCTCGGGCCTCCAAAGGGGCCCAGGCTGG aacccaggtggaggaggcggcggcggtgGTGGCCAGTGGCACCGCAGGGGGTGACGACGGGGGTGCCTCGGGGCGCCCCCTGCCCaaagcccagcctgggcaccgCAGCTACAACCTTCAGGAAAGGAGGCGCATTGGGAGCATGACCGGGGCTGAGCAGGCACTGCTGCCTCGGGTCCCCACGGATGAGAGTGAGGCCCAGACGCTGGCCACAGCCGACCTAGACCTCATGAAGA GTCACCGATTTGAGGACGTTCCTGGGGTGCGGCGGCACCTGGTGCGGAAGAATGCCAAAGGTTCCACACAGAGTGGCCGAGAAGGGCGGGAGCCTGGCCCCACACCTCGGGCCCGACCCCGGGCCCCCCACAAGCCCCACGAG GTGTTTGTGGAGCTGAATGAGTTGCTGCTGGACAAAAACCAGGAGCCCCAGTGGCGGGAGACAGCTCGCTGGATCAAATTTGAAGAGGACGTGGAGGAGGAGACAGAGCGCTGGGGGAAGCCCCACGTGGCCTCCCTCTCCTTCCGCAGTCTCCTGGAGCTCCGCAGGACCCTTGCCCACG GGGCTGTGCTCTTGGATCTGGACCAGCAGACCCTGCCCGGAGTGGCCCACCAGGTGGTGGAGCAGATGGTCATCTCTGACCAGATCAAGGCCGAGGACAGGGCCAATGTGCTGCGGGCCCTGCTGCTGAAACACAG CCACCCGAGTGATGAGAAGGACTTCTCCTTCCCCCGCAACATTTCAGCTGGCTCCCTGGGCTCCCTGCTGGGGCATCACCATGGTCAGGGGGCTGAGAGTGATCCCCACGTCACTGAGCCTCTCATTGGAGGTGTTCCTGAGACCCGGCTGGAGGTGGAGCGAGAG CGCGAGCTGCCACCTCCAGCACCACCAGGTGGCATCACCCGCTCCAAGTCCAAGCACGAGCTGAAGCTGCTGGAGAAGATCCCTGAGAATGCTGAGGCCACGGTGGTCCTCGTGG GCTGTGTGGAATTCCTCTCTCGCCCCACCATGGCCTTTGTGCGGCTCCGGGAGGCCGTGGAGTTGGACGCAGTGTTGGAAGTGCCGGTGCCCGTGCGTTTCCTCTTCCTGCTGCTGGGCCCGAGCAGTGCCAACATGGACTACCACGAGATCGGCCGCTCCATCTCCACCCTCATGTCAGACAAG CAATTCCACGAGGCAGCCTACCTGGCTGACGAGCGGGACGACCTGCTGACGGCCATCAACGCTTTCCTCGACTGCAGCGTGGTGCTGCCGCCCTCAGAAGTGCAGGGCGAGGAGCTGCTGCGCTCTGTGGCCCACTTCCAGCGCCAGATGCTCAAGAAGCGAGAGGAGCAGGGCCGGCTGCTGCCCACAGGGGCCGGGCTGGAGCCCAAATCTGCCCAAGATAAGG CGCTCCTGCAGATGGTAGAGGCGGCAGGGGCAGCTGAAGATGATCCCCTTCGGCGGACGGGGCGGCCCTTTGGTGGGCTGATCCGAGATGTGCGGCGCCGCTATCCCCACTACCTGAGTGACTTCCGAGATGCACTTGACCCTCAGTGCCTGGCTGCCGTCATCTTCATCTACTTTGCCGCCCTGTCTCCTGCCATCACCTTTGGGGGACTGCTGG GAGAGAAGACGCAGGACCTGATAGGGGTGTCGGAGCTGATTATGTCCACAGCGCTCCAGGGTGTGGTCTTCTGCCTGCTGGGTGCCCAGCCCCTGCTGGTGATCGGCTTCTCGGGGCCCCTGCTGGTCTTTGAGGAGGCGTTCTTCTCG TTCTGTAGCAGCAACCACCTGGAGTACCTGGTGGGCCGCGTGTGGATCGGCTTCTGGCTGGTGCTCCTGGCCCTGCTCATGGTGGCCCTGGAGGGGAGTTTCCTGGTCCGCTTTGTCTCCCGCTTCACCCAGGAGATCTTCGCCTTCTTGATATCACTCATCTTCATCTATGAGACCTTCTACAAGCTGGTGAAG ATCTTCCAGGAGCACCCCCTGCATGGCTGCTCAGCCTCCAACAGCTCAGAGGTGGACGGCGGTGAGAACATGACATGGGCCGGGGCAAGACCCACGCTGGGGCCGGGCAACAGGAGCTTGGCTGGGCAGTCTGGGCAGGGGAAGCCCCGGGGCCAGCCCAACACGGCCCTGCTGTCGCTGGTGCTCATGGCCGGCACCTTCTTCATCGCCTTCTTCCTGCGCAAATTCAAGAACAGCCGGTTCTTTCCTGGCCGG ATCCGGCGGGTGATTGGGGACTTTGGGGTGCCCATCGCCATCCTCATCATGGTGCTTGTGGATTACAGTATTGAGGACACCTATACCCAG AAGCTGAGCGTTCCCAGTGGATTCTCGGTGACTGCCCCAGAAAAGAGGGGCTGGGTCATCAACCCTCTGGGGGAGAAGAGCCCCTTCCCTGTGTGGATGATGGTTGCCAGCCTGCTGCCTGCCATCCTggtcttcatcctcattttcATGGAGACACAGATCACCAC GCTCATCATCTCCAAGAAGGAGCGCATGCTGCAGAAGGGCTCCGGCTTCCACCTGGACCTGCTGCTCATTGTGGCCATGGGCGGCATCTGTGCCCTCTTTGGCCTGCCCTGGTTGGCTGCTGCCACTGTCCGCTCCGTCACTCACGCCAACGCGCTCACTGTCATGAGCAAGGCTGTGGCACCTGGGGACAAGCCCAAGATTCAGGAGGTCAAGGAACAGCGGGTGacagggctgctggttgccctgCTTGTGG GCCTCTCCATAGTTATCGGGGATCTGCTCCGGCAGATCCCCCTGGCTGTGCTCTTTGGAATTTTCCTGTACATGGGAGTCACCTCCCTTAATGGGATCCAGTTCTATGAACGGCTGCATCTGCTGCTCATGCCACCCAAACACCACCCAGATGTCACTTACGTCAAGAAG GTCCGGACCCTCCGTATGCACCTGTTTACGGCCCTGCAGCTGCTctgcctggccctgctctgggctgTCATGTCCACAGCTGCCTCCCTGGCCTTCCCCTTCATCCTCATCCTCACAGTGCCGCTccgcatggtggtgctcacccgCATCTTCACCGAGCGAGAGATGAAATGT TTGGATGCTAACGAGGCAGAGCCGGTGTTTGATGAGCGGGAGGGTGTGGACGAGTACAATGAGATGCCCATGCCTGTGTAG
- the SLC4A2 gene encoding anion exchange protein 2 isoform X3, producing the protein MTQPEPESLGPGTPGFPEQEEDELHRTLGVERFEEILHEAGSRGGEEPGRSYGEEDFEYHRQSSHHIHHPLSTHLPPDARRRKTPQGPGRKPRRRPGASPTGETPTIEEGEEDEDEASEAEGARAVTQPSPASTPSSVQFFLQEDDSADRKAERTSPSSPAPLPHQEATPRASKGAQAGTQVEEAAAVVASGTAGGDDGGASGRPLPKAQPGHRSYNLQERRRIGSMTGAEQALLPRVPTDESEAQTLATADLDLMKSHRFEDVPGVRRHLVRKNAKGSTQSGREGREPGPTPRARPRAPHKPHEVFVELNELLLDKNQEPQWRETARWIKFEEDVEEETERWGKPHVASLSFRSLLELRRTLAHGAVLLDLDQQTLPGVAHQVVEQMVISDQIKAEDRANVLRALLLKHSHPSDEKDFSFPRNISAGSLGSLLGHHHGQGAESDPHVTEPLIGGVPETRLEVERERELPPPAPPGGITRSKSKHELKLLEKIPENAEATVVLVGCVEFLSRPTMAFVRLREAVELDAVLEVPVPVRFLFLLLGPSSANMDYHEIGRSISTLMSDKQFHEAAYLADERDDLLTAINAFLDCSVVLPPSEVQGEELLRSVAHFQRQMLKKREEQGRLLPTGAGLEPKSAQDKALLQMVEAAGAAEDDPLRRTGRPFGGLIRDVRRRYPHYLSDFRDALDPQCLAAVIFIYFAALSPAITFGGLLGEKTQDLIGVSELIMSTALQGVVFCLLGAQPLLVIGFSGPLLVFEEAFFSFCSSNHLEYLVGRVWIGFWLVLLALLMVALEGSFLVRFVSRFTQEIFAFLISLIFIYETFYKLVKIFQEHPLHGCSASNSSEVDGGENMTWAGARPTLGPGNRSLAGQSGQGKPRGQPNTALLSLVLMAGTFFIAFFLRKFKNSRFFPGRIRRVIGDFGVPIAILIMVLVDYSIEDTYTQKLSVPSGFSVTAPEKRGWVINPLGEKSPFPVWMMVASLLPAILVFILIFMETQITTLIISKKERMLQKGSGFHLDLLLIVAMGGICALFGLPWLAAATVRSVTHANALTVMSKAVAPGDKPKIQEVKEQRVTGLLVALLVGLSIVIGDLLRQIPLAVLFGIFLYMGVTSLNGIQFYERLHLLLMPPKHHPDVTYVKKVRTLRMHLFTALQLLCLALLWAVMSTAASLAFPFILILTVPLRMVVLTRIFTEREMKCLDANEAEPVFDEREGVDEYNEMPMPV; encoded by the exons ATGACTCAG CCAGAGCCAGAGAGCTTGGGCCCTGGGACGCCTGGGTTCCCCGAGCAGGAGGAAGACGAACTTCACCGCACCCTGGGCGTGGAGCGGTTTGAGGAGATCCTACATGAGGCCGGGTCTCGCGGAGGGGAGGAGCCAGGCCGCAGCTATGGGGAGGAAGACTTTGAGT ACCACCGCCAGTCCTCCCACCACATCCATCACCCACTGTCCACCCACCTGCCTCCGGATGCACGCCGCCGCAAGACACCCCAGGGCCCAGGACGGAAGCCTCGAAGGCGCCCAGGAGCCTCCCCGACTGGAGAAACCCCCACCAttgaggaaggggaggaagatgAGGATGAGGCTAGCGAGGCCGAGGGGGCCCGGGCAGTCACGCAGCCATCCCCTGCCTCCACACCCTCCTCGGTGCAG TTCTTTCTCCAAGAAGATGACAGTGCTGACCGGAAGGCAGAGAGGACCAGTCCATCTTCCCCTGCACCACTGCCCCACCAGGAGGCAACTCCTCGGGCCTCCAAAGGGGCCCAGGCTGG aacccaggtggaggaggcggcggcggtgGTGGCCAGTGGCACCGCAGGGGGTGACGACGGGGGTGCCTCGGGGCGCCCCCTGCCCaaagcccagcctgggcaccgCAGCTACAACCTTCAGGAAAGGAGGCGCATTGGGAGCATGACCGGGGCTGAGCAGGCACTGCTGCCTCGGGTCCCCACGGATGAGAGTGAGGCCCAGACGCTGGCCACAGCCGACCTAGACCTCATGAAGA GTCACCGATTTGAGGACGTTCCTGGGGTGCGGCGGCACCTGGTGCGGAAGAATGCCAAAGGTTCCACACAGAGTGGCCGAGAAGGGCGGGAGCCTGGCCCCACACCTCGGGCCCGACCCCGGGCCCCCCACAAGCCCCACGAG GTGTTTGTGGAGCTGAATGAGTTGCTGCTGGACAAAAACCAGGAGCCCCAGTGGCGGGAGACAGCTCGCTGGATCAAATTTGAAGAGGACGTGGAGGAGGAGACAGAGCGCTGGGGGAAGCCCCACGTGGCCTCCCTCTCCTTCCGCAGTCTCCTGGAGCTCCGCAGGACCCTTGCCCACG GGGCTGTGCTCTTGGATCTGGACCAGCAGACCCTGCCCGGAGTGGCCCACCAGGTGGTGGAGCAGATGGTCATCTCTGACCAGATCAAGGCCGAGGACAGGGCCAATGTGCTGCGGGCCCTGCTGCTGAAACACAG CCACCCGAGTGATGAGAAGGACTTCTCCTTCCCCCGCAACATTTCAGCTGGCTCCCTGGGCTCCCTGCTGGGGCATCACCATGGTCAGGGGGCTGAGAGTGATCCCCACGTCACTGAGCCTCTCATTGGAGGTGTTCCTGAGACCCGGCTGGAGGTGGAGCGAGAG CGCGAGCTGCCACCTCCAGCACCACCAGGTGGCATCACCCGCTCCAAGTCCAAGCACGAGCTGAAGCTGCTGGAGAAGATCCCTGAGAATGCTGAGGCCACGGTGGTCCTCGTGG GCTGTGTGGAATTCCTCTCTCGCCCCACCATGGCCTTTGTGCGGCTCCGGGAGGCCGTGGAGTTGGACGCAGTGTTGGAAGTGCCGGTGCCCGTGCGTTTCCTCTTCCTGCTGCTGGGCCCGAGCAGTGCCAACATGGACTACCACGAGATCGGCCGCTCCATCTCCACCCTCATGTCAGACAAG CAATTCCACGAGGCAGCCTACCTGGCTGACGAGCGGGACGACCTGCTGACGGCCATCAACGCTTTCCTCGACTGCAGCGTGGTGCTGCCGCCCTCAGAAGTGCAGGGCGAGGAGCTGCTGCGCTCTGTGGCCCACTTCCAGCGCCAGATGCTCAAGAAGCGAGAGGAGCAGGGCCGGCTGCTGCCCACAGGGGCCGGGCTGGAGCCCAAATCTGCCCAAGATAAGG CGCTCCTGCAGATGGTAGAGGCGGCAGGGGCAGCTGAAGATGATCCCCTTCGGCGGACGGGGCGGCCCTTTGGTGGGCTGATCCGAGATGTGCGGCGCCGCTATCCCCACTACCTGAGTGACTTCCGAGATGCACTTGACCCTCAGTGCCTGGCTGCCGTCATCTTCATCTACTTTGCCGCCCTGTCTCCTGCCATCACCTTTGGGGGACTGCTGG GAGAGAAGACGCAGGACCTGATAGGGGTGTCGGAGCTGATTATGTCCACAGCGCTCCAGGGTGTGGTCTTCTGCCTGCTGGGTGCCCAGCCCCTGCTGGTGATCGGCTTCTCGGGGCCCCTGCTGGTCTTTGAGGAGGCGTTCTTCTCG TTCTGTAGCAGCAACCACCTGGAGTACCTGGTGGGCCGCGTGTGGATCGGCTTCTGGCTGGTGCTCCTGGCCCTGCTCATGGTGGCCCTGGAGGGGAGTTTCCTGGTCCGCTTTGTCTCCCGCTTCACCCAGGAGATCTTCGCCTTCTTGATATCACTCATCTTCATCTATGAGACCTTCTACAAGCTGGTGAAG ATCTTCCAGGAGCACCCCCTGCATGGCTGCTCAGCCTCCAACAGCTCAGAGGTGGACGGCGGTGAGAACATGACATGGGCCGGGGCAAGACCCACGCTGGGGCCGGGCAACAGGAGCTTGGCTGGGCAGTCTGGGCAGGGGAAGCCCCGGGGCCAGCCCAACACGGCCCTGCTGTCGCTGGTGCTCATGGCCGGCACCTTCTTCATCGCCTTCTTCCTGCGCAAATTCAAGAACAGCCGGTTCTTTCCTGGCCGG ATCCGGCGGGTGATTGGGGACTTTGGGGTGCCCATCGCCATCCTCATCATGGTGCTTGTGGATTACAGTATTGAGGACACCTATACCCAG AAGCTGAGCGTTCCCAGTGGATTCTCGGTGACTGCCCCAGAAAAGAGGGGCTGGGTCATCAACCCTCTGGGGGAGAAGAGCCCCTTCCCTGTGTGGATGATGGTTGCCAGCCTGCTGCCTGCCATCCTggtcttcatcctcattttcATGGAGACACAGATCACCAC GCTCATCATCTCCAAGAAGGAGCGCATGCTGCAGAAGGGCTCCGGCTTCCACCTGGACCTGCTGCTCATTGTGGCCATGGGCGGCATCTGTGCCCTCTTTGGCCTGCCCTGGTTGGCTGCTGCCACTGTCCGCTCCGTCACTCACGCCAACGCGCTCACTGTCATGAGCAAGGCTGTGGCACCTGGGGACAAGCCCAAGATTCAGGAGGTCAAGGAACAGCGGGTGacagggctgctggttgccctgCTTGTGG GCCTCTCCATAGTTATCGGGGATCTGCTCCGGCAGATCCCCCTGGCTGTGCTCTTTGGAATTTTCCTGTACATGGGAGTCACCTCCCTTAATGGGATCCAGTTCTATGAACGGCTGCATCTGCTGCTCATGCCACCCAAACACCACCCAGATGTCACTTACGTCAAGAAG GTCCGGACCCTCCGTATGCACCTGTTTACGGCCCTGCAGCTGCTctgcctggccctgctctgggctgTCATGTCCACAGCTGCCTCCCTGGCCTTCCCCTTCATCCTCATCCTCACAGTGCCGCTccgcatggtggtgctcacccgCATCTTCACCGAGCGAGAGATGAAATGT TTGGATGCTAACGAGGCAGAGCCGGTGTTTGATGAGCGGGAGGGTGTGGACGAGTACAATGAGATGCCCATGCCTGTGTAG